The following coding sequences lie in one Notolabrus celidotus isolate fNotCel1 chromosome 20, fNotCel1.pri, whole genome shotgun sequence genomic window:
- the LOC117832310 gene encoding protein Wiz-like, with translation MKDLSCCFTLFKSSKLLHKLKCEVCGARFETRRGLSIHARYHLRQLGIGVSEHSGAAVTLLHQIATEQNLNSGTGSRLPEPEKSSPSGPRKDEAVEDMDLDEKPIPLSILAKAAKSAPPSSSSSSTPTPSPGVSPAPPHSGSPPCVVRKAPISSLLPVSSPLRSLEHKSGGMKSLTSSLSSSIGTSKPLWAPQDDDAPLNLTLEVDTNKDIVCQLCGAWFETRKGLSSHARAHLRHFGVEYSESKGSPIDLLNQLMDSDDFKHKAGSLQLDDHTEPRSLASTLSSTLSSTLSSPKQSSLLNLSSTSSSSSSSSLLYKVTTAGGGRSTSKATSSSASSLLGPPTKRLKSSSMRVFRLSSGELMALPHSEPPKEIGCEFCGEYFENRKGLSSHARSHLRQMGITEWSVNGSPIDTLREIITRRGLPCALPLKPLKTPPSSSPGPPRSPLSSSSSPSSSLISRLPFAFARPSSPPQPAVSKSSPATPTSSGGLILKLKPEPVQLEVTAHGGVGGSAGLSAEAHTWSSSDSVFPLNLAMTSEVEPTRDIRCEFCGEYFENRKGLSSHARSHLRQMGITEWSVNGSPIDTLREVMHKRSSSSSSSSDQGVKKESTPGAGSPRWETTGGFEGLSVSGFHSSKYRKSPLSLLQSGSRLHKQGLGSVSTSAALSGGKFFRMSPLGKRPLSEESRSAETGHSPQSQMKTFSPVPHDFSYKRKPSPDKHGHQDPSCELCGFYFENRKALASHARAHLRQFGVTEWCVNGSPIETLSAWMRSRPQKVLEMHRSYMQGSRSTLKKKAASSSSSAWSSSLAVGLVRPLSREVSHGSSRTAESDAGNNLQGDPIRSGRSSPSPSRLAGGLPLQAQVARSELNVRLPRGFERRPLKHPSLSEGTERDSGPPKPPRTGTVPALVPKPPSYPLVKLVGKFYTLKCRFCEVEFHGPLSVQEDWIRHLQQHILKMNYNKPAAPKETSAGPPASAEDQAQVQASTSTSSTTSTTPALTSTSTSTLTRSTAPNSSSSPTPPSESAPPLTATKIVKVSEEQSAPSPAPLSAQTV, from the exons ATGAAGGACCTCAGCTGCTGCTTCACTCTCTTCAAGTCCTCCAAACTCC TCCACAAACTGAAGTGTGAGGTCTGCGGAGCTCGGTTTGAAACCAGACGGGGTCTCTCCATCCACGCCCGCTACCACCTGCGTCAGCTGGGCATCGGCGTGTCTGAGCACAGCGGAGCCGCCGTCACCCTCCTCCACCAGATCGCCACAGAGCAAAACCTCAACAGCGGGACCGGCTCACGTCTCCCCGAGCCCGAGAAGTCCTCCCCGTCCGGTCCGCGGAAAGATGAGGCGGTAGAAGACATGGACCTGGACGAAAAACcgatccctctctccatcctggCCAAAGCAGCGAAGTCGGCGccgccttcctcctcctcgtcctccacgCCGACCCCTTCTCCTGGCGTCTCCCCCGCCCCGCCTCACTCTGGATCCCCTCCCTGCGTGGTGAGGAAAGCCCccatctcctccctcctgccCGTGTCTTCCCCCCTGCGCTCTCTGGAGCACAAGTCCGGGGGCATGAAGAGTCTGACCtccagcctctcctcctccatcggGACGTCTAAACCGCTCTGGGCGCCGCAGGACGATGACGCTCCTCTCAACCTGA CTCTGGAGGTCGACACCAACAAGGACATCGTGTGTCAGCTGTGCGGCGCCTGGTTCGAGACCCGTAAAGGTCTATCCAGCCACGCCCGGGCCCACCTGCGGCACTTCGGGGTGGAGTACTCCGAGTCCAAGGGCTCTCCCATAGACCTCCTGAACCAGCTCATGGACAGCGACGACTTCAAGCACAAAGCCGGGTCCCTGCAGCTGGACGACCACACAGAACCTCGCAGCCTCGCCTCCACCCTGTCCTCCACCCTGTCCTCCACCCTGTCCTCCCCGAAGCAGTCCTCCCTGCTGaacctctcctccacctcctcctcctcctcctcttcatctctcctctaCAAGGTGACCACAGCTGGCGGCGGCCGGTCCACTTCCAAAGCtacctcttcctctgcctcgtCTCTGCTCGGCCCGCCCACCAAGCGGCTCAAATCTTCTTCCATGAGGGTCTTCCGCCTGAGCAGCGGCGAGCTCATGGCGCTTCCTCACA GTGAACCTCCCAAAGAGATCGGCTGTGAGTTCTGTGGAGAATACTTTGAGAACCGTAAAGGCCTCTCCAGCCACGCCCGCTCTCACCTCCGTCAGATGGGCATCACCGAGTGGTCGGTGAACGGCTCGCCCATCGACACGCTGAGAGAGATCATCACCCGACGAGGCCTGCCCTGCGCTCTTCCTCTCAAACCTCTAAagactcctccctcctcctctcccggCCCTCCTCGCtcccctctgtcctcctcttcctccccctcctcctccctcatcaGTCGTCTGCCTTTCGCCTTCGCGCGCCCCTCCAGTCCTCCTCAGCCCGCCGTGTCCAAATCCAGCCCGGCCACGCCCACGTCGTCCGGCGGGTTGATCCTGAAGCTGAAGCCGGAGCCGGTGCAGCTGGAGGTCACGGCGCACGGAGGTGTAGGGGGGTCAGCCGGACTCTCTGCTGAGGCTCACACCTGGAGCAGCTCGGACAGCGTGTTCCCTCTAAACCTGG CCATGACGAGCGAGGTGGAGCCCACCCGAGACATCCGCTGTGAGTTCTGTGGAGAATACTTTGAGAACCGTAAAGGCCTCTCCAGCCACGCCCGCTCCCACCTCCGTCAGATGGGCATCACCGAGTGGTCTGTGAACGGCTCGCCCATCGACACGCTCAGAGAGGTCATGCACAAAagaagctcctcctcctcctcctcctcagaccaGGGGGTGAAGAAAGAGTCCACCCCGGGCGCCGGGAGTCCTCGCTGGGAGACCACCGGAGGCTTCGAGGGTCTCAGCGTTTCGGGCTTCCATTCCTCAAAGTACCGTAAGTCTCCCCTGAGTCTCCTGCAGTCCGGATCCAGACTCCACAAGCAGGGCCTGGGCTCCGTCAGCACGTCCGCGGCGCTGTCAGGAGGGAAGTTCTTCAGGATGTCTCCGCTGGGAAAGAGACCTCTGTCTGAGGAGAGCCGGTCCGCAGAGACCGGGCACTCGCCGCAGAGTCAGATGAAGACCTTCTCACCTGTGCCCCACGACTTCTCCTACAAGAGGAAACCCTCCCCGGACAAACACGGACACCAGG ATCCCAGCTGTGAGCTGTGTGGGTTCTACTTTGAGAACCGTAAGGCTCTGGCGAGCCACGCTCGGGCCCACCTGAGGCAGTTTGGGGTGACGGAGTGGTGCGTGAACGGTTCCCCCATCGAGACGCTGAGCGCGTGGATGCGCAGCCGTCCTCAGAAGGTTCTGGAGATGCACCGCAGCTACATGCAGGGCAGCCGCTCCACCCTGAAGAAG aaggccgcctcctcctcctcctccgcctggTCCTCCTCTCTGGCTGTAGGCCTGGTGCGGCCGCTGAGCCGTGAGGTCAGCCACGGCTCCTCCAGGACCGCCGAAAGTGACGCTGGCAACAACCTGCAGGGCGATCCCATCAGATCCGGACGCAGCAGTCCCAGTCCCTCACGGCTGGCCGGCGGTCTCCCGCTGCAGGCGCAGGTGGCACGCAGCGAGCTCAACGTCCGGCTGCCCAGAG gtTTTGAGCGTCGGCCATTGAAGCACCCGTCTCTCTCTGAGGGAACAGAGCGGGACAGCGGCCCTCCAAAGCCCCCCCGCACAGGCACCGTCCCCGCCCTGGTGCCCAAACCGCCCTCCTACCCGCTGGTCAAACTGGTGGGCAAGTTCTACACCCTGAAGTGCCG gttctgtgaggtggagtTTCACGGCCCGCTGTCGGTGCAGGAGGACTGGATCAGACACCTCCAGCAGCACATCCTCAAGATGAACTACAACAAGCCTGCTGCTCCAAAGGAAACCTCTGCTGGACCCCCCGCCTCGGCTGAAGACCAGGCCCAGGTCCAGGCCTCCACCTCTACCTCCAGTACCACTTCCACCACGCCTGccctcacctccacctccacctccaccctcaCCCGCTCCACTGCTCCCAACAGCAGCTCCTCCCCCACGCCCCCCTCTGAGTCTGCTCCGCCTCTCACTGCCACAAAGATTGTAAAGGTCTCGGAGGAGCAGTCCGCCCCGTCTCCGGCCCCCCTCTCTGCCCAGACGGTGTGA